A part of Agromyces protaetiae genomic DNA contains:
- the yidD gene encoding membrane protein insertion efficiency factor YidD, protein MRDILLFVWLIPRNLGVLLIRGYRKLISPLYGDVCRYYPSCSAYGLGSVQQRGLLIGSLLTGWRILRCNPWSPGGIDDVRLAKHDRYRITPFGWVLPAAWVSSTPSSSDAAPEASAHEHHAHAHS, encoded by the coding sequence GTGCGTGACATCCTGCTGTTCGTCTGGCTCATCCCGCGCAACCTCGGGGTGCTGCTGATCCGCGGCTACCGGAAGCTCATCTCGCCGCTCTACGGCGACGTGTGCCGCTACTACCCGAGTTGCTCGGCCTACGGACTCGGTTCCGTGCAGCAGCGCGGACTCCTCATCGGCTCGCTCCTCACCGGGTGGCGGATCCTCCGGTGCAACCCGTGGAGTCCGGGCGGCATCGACGACGTACGCCTCGCGAAGCACGATCGCTATCGCATCACCCCGTTCGGCTGGGTGCTTCCCGCCGCGTGGGTCTCCTCCACACCGTCTTCATCGGATGCCGCGCCCGAGGCGTCCGCCCACGAGCACCACGCTCACGCTCACAGCTGA
- the yidC gene encoding membrane protein insertase YidC gives MPDIFSILLWPIKWAIELILVAFHWLWTNIGLDPDGGITWVLSIVGLVIVVRAALIPIFVRQIKSQRRMLEVAPQLKKIQDKYKGKKDQFSREAMSRETMELYKRTGTNPLSSCLPLLLQMPIFFGLFQVLNGAQHDQQGVGALSQELANSFANSEFLGAPLQATFIGAWNAGGPWQVIVIAVTMIILMTASQFITQLQIVSKNMSPETKASPMFRQQRILLYLLPLVFAFSGVAFPLGVMFYWLVSNFWTMGQQFVVIRNMPTPGSEAAKAREERLARKGKLVVEDKQSGSIDADIAKPIVTQRQQPVSKQRAKKQQNRPNQNGK, from the coding sequence ATGCCCGATATCTTCAGTATTCTGCTCTGGCCCATCAAGTGGGCCATCGAGCTGATCCTCGTCGCGTTCCACTGGCTCTGGACCAACATCGGCCTCGACCCCGACGGCGGCATCACGTGGGTGCTCTCGATCGTCGGTCTCGTGATCGTCGTGCGTGCGGCGCTCATCCCGATCTTTGTGCGTCAGATCAAGAGCCAGCGCCGGATGCTCGAGGTTGCGCCGCAGCTCAAGAAGATCCAGGACAAGTACAAGGGCAAGAAGGACCAGTTCTCACGCGAAGCCATGTCGCGCGAGACGATGGAGCTCTACAAGCGCACGGGTACCAACCCGCTTTCGTCGTGCCTTCCCCTGCTCCTCCAGATGCCGATCTTCTTCGGTCTGTTCCAGGTGCTCAACGGTGCACAGCATGACCAGCAGGGTGTGGGCGCGCTGTCGCAGGAGCTCGCGAACTCGTTCGCCAATTCCGAGTTCCTCGGCGCCCCGCTCCAGGCGACCTTCATCGGCGCTTGGAACGCCGGCGGCCCGTGGCAGGTCATCGTCATCGCCGTCACCATGATCATCCTCATGACGGCGTCGCAGTTCATCACGCAGCTGCAGATCGTCTCGAAGAACATGTCGCCCGAGACCAAGGCGAGCCCCATGTTCCGCCAGCAGCGCATCCTGCTGTACCTGCTCCCCCTCGTGTTCGCCTTCTCGGGTGTCGCTTTCCCGCTCGGCGTCATGTTCTACTGGCTGGTCTCGAACTTCTGGACCATGGGTCAGCAGTTCGTCGTCATCCGCAACATGCCGACGCCTGGCAGTGAAGCCGCGAAGGCACGCGAAGAGCGCCTGGCCCGCAAGGGGAAGCTCGTCGTCGAGGACAAGCAGTCAGGCTCGATCGACGCGGACATCGCGAAGCCCATCGTCACGCAGCGCCAGCAGCCCGTGAGCAAGCAGCGCGCGAAGAAGCAGCAGAACCGACCCAACCAGAACGGAAAATGA
- the rsmG gene encoding 16S rRNA (guanine(527)-N(7))-methyltransferase RsmG, whose product MTDHLELEPEPSAAAVLFGEHLEQGRAFTEALARHGEELGLIGPLELPRLWTRHVLNSALMAPLLRPGRVADVGSGAGLPGLVLAIIRPDVSLTLIEPMERRVAWLERQVDELGLSNVEVLRARAEDTKLNGTFDQVTARAVSALRTLIPITAPLLRPGGELVLLKGAGVDGEIGSAEKAIRKYRVRDGEVLVLGEGVLAEVTRVYRATVG is encoded by the coding sequence ATGACCGACCACCTCGAGCTCGAGCCTGAGCCGTCCGCCGCCGCCGTTCTCTTCGGCGAGCACCTCGAGCAGGGCCGCGCCTTCACGGAGGCGCTCGCGCGCCACGGCGAAGAACTCGGTCTCATCGGGCCGCTCGAGCTGCCGCGACTCTGGACCCGTCACGTCCTGAACTCGGCACTCATGGCTCCGCTGCTTCGGCCGGGCCGCGTCGCGGACGTGGGCTCCGGTGCCGGACTACCCGGGCTCGTGCTGGCGATCATCCGACCGGATGTCTCGTTGACGCTCATCGAGCCGATGGAGCGTCGCGTCGCATGGCTCGAGCGCCAGGTCGACGAACTCGGCCTGTCGAACGTCGAGGTCCTACGTGCACGTGCTGAAGATACGAAACTCAACGGAACGTTCGATCAAGTGACCGCACGCGCCGTGAGCGCGCTTCGCACCCTCATCCCGATCACCGCTCCCCTCCTCCGCCCCGGCGGCGAACTGGTTCTCCTGAAGGGTGCCGGGGTCGACGGCGAGATCGGTTCGGCCGAGAAGGCGATCCGGAAGTACCGGGTGCGAGACGGTGAAGTGCTCGTGCTCGGCGAAGGCGTCCTCGCCGAGGTGACGAGGGTGTACCGCGCGACGGTCGGCTGA